In Hemitrygon akajei chromosome 9, sHemAka1.3, whole genome shotgun sequence, the following are encoded in one genomic region:
- the nus1 gene encoding dehydrodolichyl diphosphate synthase complex subunit nus1: MAVFELAWRLLHAVLWLQRALGAWLRRGAGAWARWNAALQNKGRSRRSRWRADGRGLKKLPLHLGLVVTEEESSYTDIASLVVWCMAVGISYVSVYDNQGIFKRNNSRLMEEILKQQQELLGLDSSKYSTEFLNSSRKAEQVLSCPTTVKVLSPDDGKANIVKAAKKYCQLVAQQQRRSADLNVNIMDSLLREDSSGLPDPDLVLKFGPVSSTLGFLPWHIRLTEIISLPSHINLSYERFISALQQFAACEQRMGK, encoded by the exons ATGGCGGTGTTCGAGCTGGCGTGGCGGCTGCTGCACGCCGTGCTGTGGCTGCAGCGGGCGCTGGGTGCCTGGCTGCGGCGTGGAGCGGGCGCCTGGGCGCGCTGGAACGCGGCGCTGCAGAACAAAGGGCGGAGCCGACGGTCGCGCTGGCGGGCCGACGGGCGCGGGTTGAAGAAGCTGCCGCTGCACCTGGGGCTGGTGGTCACCGAGGAGGAGAGCAGCTACACCGACATCGCCAGCCTGGTGGTCTGGTGCATGGCCGTGGGCATCTCCTACGTTAGCGTCTATGACAACCAAG GTATTTTCAAGAGAAATAATTCCAGATTAATGGAGGAAATCTTAAAGCAACAACAAGAATTACTAGGTCTGGATTCTTCAAAGTATTCTACTGAATTTTTAAATAGCAGCAGGAAAGCTGAGCAAG TTTTATCTTGTCCAACTACAGTGAAAGTGCTTTCACCTGATGATGGGAAAGCCAATATAGTGAAGGCTGCAAAGAAGTACTGTCAATTAGTTGCTCAACAGCAAAGGAGGTCTGCTGATCTAAATGTGAATATTATGGACAGTTTACTCAGAG AAGATTCTTCGGGTTTACCTGATCCAGATCTAGTTTTGAAATTTGGACCTGTAAGCAGCACTCTTGGCTTCTTGCCTTGGCACATCAGGCTTACTGAAATTAT ATCATTGCCTTCGCACATCAACTTAAGTTATGAAAGGTTTATCTCTGCCCTCCAGCAGTTTGCAGCCTGTGAACAGCGTATGGGAAAATGA